DNA from Amycolatopsis sp. DSM 110486:
AGCGGCAAGGCCGCTGAGTAGGTATCAGGAGGTGCGCCAGTGTCGAGGCGTGATGGGATCACCCAACATCTGGGCGAACTGCGCGGTCCCGGCGTGCGCCCATGGGTTCTGCGTGGCACGGAAGTCGCGCGTGGACCGGATAACGAGCCGCTCGTACGCTGCGACGAACCGCTGTTTGGTCGCGGACACCGTGCTGCGTGAAACACGCGCCCTCGTCGATGCCCACGGGTCGCGCGAATAGGTCCCGATGGACCGACGTCCTCACACCGCTGAGCACACGGCCACCGGCTGAGCCGGCGGCCGTGTGCAGCTCTGCCCTCGCCTTGCCAGACGGACGGAGCCGGGTGGCCTTACGTGACGGCTGGGCCTGATTCCGAGCTGCCAAACAGCTCTTTGATGAATTCGTGACACTGCTTGGCCCGCGCCGAGTCTTCCTCCATCACTGTGCGGAAAAAATCGGCGATGTCCTGCTTGCCCGCGTTGTCCGCGTCCCTGACGTACTGGCCGTAGTCGTGTCCCGCCTTCAGGGCGTGGTATTGCAGTGGTATTGCACAGACACCAGGTCGTAGGTGACGTCGTCGAATCCGGTTTCGCCGGTGGCCATGATGTCTCCTCTCTGGAACTGGGTCGCGCGGCGGCTGACACCGCTGCGCAGGTGGGGTACCCGCGCCATTGCGGTCAACACGGGCGGGCCGCCGCATCAGCATCGCTTGTGCGCCCGCGTCGGGAGAATGTCGACTCACAGCTGCCGGTCCCCCGCGGGCGCACGGCAAGACTTCACTGACTGATCGGCGTGGAGGCAAGTTCCGGCTGCCGCGTCGGGTGGGCCGCAATTTCCGACGGCGTTGGCGCCACCGTCGCGGCTGACTGCGCCCGCGTTCGCAGCTCGTTCTGGAGGCGGCGCGCGACCCGTGCCGGGGCCGGGCGGACTGGTTCCGGCCACGCGGCAACGATCACAGGCGGTTCACCGCTTTCGGGTTCGAGCGCCAGCCGCCAGCCGTCGTCACTGCTCCACGCGAGCATCAGCAGCCGCCCGGGCCACGCGCGTGACGTGTCGGCGAGCGCGACGTATGCGGTCGAGGGCGTGCCGCACTCGCACAGCACCGCGGTCGCTTCCACTCCCACCTGCTGGGCGACCGACTCTATGTAGTGGCGCAGCAGCAGTTCTTCTCGATACGTGGGCTCCGGTTTCACCGGTCACCACCACCTTCACCTGAGCCTGCCCCGTGGATGGATGCACCATGCGCTAGCTGGATTCCCGCAGGCGGAGGCGCGAAACCAACCCTTTGTGGCCGACCCGGTCTCCGCGTTGCCATCGCGCACTCATCACTGGCGCCGACCGCGGCGAACGGACGTTTGCGGGCACGCGGCCGCGGTCATCCGGACGCGACGAGAACCAACTGTCCGCGCGTGGCGCGGAGGACGAGGCGAGGCGCCGATGGTGCTGAGGCTGGGATTTCCCGTGGTCGGGGTCGCCGATCTGTCTCGTGCCAGTATCTTCTGGAGCGCCGCGCTCGGGCTCGAAAACTCGCCGGAGTGGGAGAGCGGCAACTGGCAAACCCTTCGGCGCCGGGATGGCGGGGACCGGCTGTGGGCTTGGGCTTGATGCGAAGTTCCTCGCCGGTCGAGCGGCGCCCCCGTGTGCATCTCGACCTCTTCGTGGACACCTCCGACGAACAACGGGCCGAAGTTGAACGCCTGGTCGCGCTGGGTGCCCAGCAGGTCGATGGGACAGCTACCCGCCGGATCCCGACTTCGTGGTCCTCGCCGACCCCGACGGGAACGTGTTCTGCGTCGTAGAGCTCAGCCACGCGCCCGCCGGCAGCGGGAGTTCGTGAACGAGCGCCACCTGCTGCGCACACGCGAAAACCCCGCAGTCATCCGCGCCACTTACAACCCCACCGCCGCGGAGGAAGAAGCTGAGTGGCCCGTTGACACGCGACGCCGCCAAGGCCCAGGCGTTCACCGGGCCGGCCGGCGTGCCTCGCCTTCGTTGCGGAGGGTCAGGGGACGGCGCCGGCCGGCCGCGGTGGGCGTTTCCTCGCTGGCATTGGATTCATCCACCTCCCGGGCGTTAGGTCCGCCCGACTTCTGACGTGAACTCGTTCGGGCCGGCAACAACCCCACCGTTGTGCAGTTTTCTTCGTGCGCTGCAGTTCACCTTCCGAGCGCGGCGCGGATGGCGTCGCGCGCCCGGTCGATGATCGCGGCCGGTGGCCCCAGTAGGAGGTTGGCCTTCGCGCTCTCTGCACCGGGATGCGGCCGGGTCGGCGCCACGGCCTCGGCGAGCCGTACGGTCGCCGCCATCGCCCGCAGGCGCTCCGGCGGCCGGTGGGCTCGCAGCATGGGGAACTCCTCGCGTTCTTCGTGTTCGGCGTGTGCGAACACGTCGTCTCGGAGCTGGACCAGCAGTGTGTCGAATCCGTCGGCGTCCGGGCCCATTTTTGGGTGGTCAGTAGTTCCTTGGCGCGGTGCTCCTCGCCCAGTCGCGCCTCGACCACGGGCTCGGCCGCTGGTTCGAGGTCGCGGATCTCCGGGTGCACTACTTCTTCCTCCGCTGTCTCGTGCACGGCCAGGAGCCGTACGAGGCTGCGGAACACTTTCCGTCGCTGGTCGTCCTCCGCTGTTTCCAGCTGTGTGAACAGCTCGCGGATCTCCCGGTGCTGCCGCTGCAGCAAATCAATGACGTCCTCGTTGTTCTCCACCATGAAAATCTCCTTCTTGTCGGCTGCGGGCTTTCCCCTGCACGTCGGTCGCTGTCCCCGCCATGGGGGAAACGCCGGCGCGTGCTGGCTAGCGGGCGCGGGGCCCGTCGGTGGCGTGCGGTGCGGGGACACCGTGTGCCTCGCGGCCGGTGAGAAGGCCGAGGGCGATCATGCCGATGCCGAGACCCAGGTGCAGCCAGTTGTCCGCGTTGTTGAACGGGACGAAGTTGGCGTCGCTGCCGTAGTTGATGAGCAGGCCGTAGAGCCACAGCACGAGGTACACGACTCCGCCGACGAGGAGGTACAGCCGGGCCGCGCGTGAGGTGCGGGCGCACGCCAGGCCGACGACGCCGAAGAGCAAGTGCACGATGTTGTGCAGGGTGGAGACCATGAACACGCCGAAGAGCATGGCCATCGAGCCGTGCCCGGCGAAGCCCATCTGGTCGTAGTCGGTCGTGACGCCGGGGATGAACCCGAGCACGCCGACCAGCAGGAAAACGACGGCGACGATGCCGGCGGCGAGCCGGGCGGACGACCGTCCGGTGGAAGTGGGTGAAGGTGCGCGTGTCGACATGGCTTTCTCCTCCGTGTAGGGAGTGCGCTTCGAACGTGACCGGCGGCGCGGGACTACTGCTCGAAGCCGATGCGGTCGACCTTGCGGTGTTGGTCGCCGACCTTCCGCTCGGTCTTCTGCTTGGTATCGGCGGCGTCCTCGGCGGCGCGCTGTTTGCCGATCGCCAGGTCCGACTTGACGGTGTCGTTCTGTTCCCTGGCCTTCTCGTATCCGGAATTGACCAGCTTCGCGGCGGCGTCGCGGCCGCCGATGCCGAAGGCCATTGCCGCGGCCAGAGCTGCCGCGCCGACCAGGGCGACGTAGGTGATCGTAACGATCACCGGCGAGATACCCAGCTGGGTGAGGATCATGAACACGGCGATCCCCATGATCATCGCCGGGGCGAGGGTGCGGGCGATCTTCCCGGTCGGGGTGTCGCCCATGGTGCGGTGCAGCAGCCCGCCGACCGCGCCGGCGACCGCGGCCGCGACGATGAAGATCAGCAGCGCGGCGATGACGTTGGGCAGGTAGCTCAGCACTTGGTTCATGAACGCGGTCAACGCCGGAATTCCCAGCGTCCCGATGGCCGAGGAGATCACGAAGAACATGATCACCCAGAACACGACCAGGCCGACGAGCTTGGAGGGGCTGCCCTGGGGGGAGAGCTTCTCCACGTAGTTCGCGCCGCCGCCGGTCTTCAGCTTGTCGTCGACCTTGGCCTTCTGGAGGCCTTTGGTGATGGCCTTGTCCAGCAGCTTGGCGATGATGAAACCGATCAGCAGCACGAGCAACGCGCCGATCAGCTGGGGCAGGTAGCCCACGAATGTCGTGAACGCACTCTGCAGACTCTGCAGGACGTTGAAACCTGTATCCATTGATCTATCCCTCCAAGGAACGCTGTGGCTCGCCACTGATCGGCGAAACATCAGGGTTCACGTGCAAATGTCATCTGGGCTGAAACGTCGATGCGGGTTGTGGACAACCGCGCGGTTCCGGTCTGGTCAGGGAGATCCTCCGTCGATCATTGTCCGCATGTCCGAGCATCTTGGTGAGATGTCACAAGCCGGATGAGTTGTGCTGGTCGCTGCATACGACGGGACCAGCCGGAGCTCCAGTCGCGTCGTATGACGTGCGCATACCCGGATTAGTCGGCACCAAACTCACGGGCCGCGGCGTGCAGAAGGCTGCGATTGACCGGATACCAACGTCGTCGGCGAACTTATTTCGTGAACCGGTTCCAATCGAAGTCAGCGCAAGATCAAGTCAGAAATTCTGTGTGCAGCTCAACGCGCGCGGTGATTCGCAGATCATCAACTAGGCGGCCGTTGGCGGCAGAAAATTTGGGCGAGGACGTGTCTGGTCGCTGTCGTCGGGTAATCGGCGGCAAATGACGGCACGTCACCGCGAGGAAGTGGGGAATTGAGGTATCCCCGGATTTTCGTTTCCTGGCCCGGAAATTCACGCCACGGCCGGTCAGGGGATCGGCAACGTTGGCCAGCGAGTCACCGTCAGCACCGGCCTTTTCGGCACGAACGGGACGTTCCTGTCGCCTAGTGTTGCGTGTCGTTGATTGATTTACGTCTGTGGTGTTGAGAGAATCACAGTCATGTACGTGGCCTCGGCGTTGGAGTTGCGTGATGGTGATCGGGAACGGCTTCGGGCGGTGACCAGGTCCACGACGGCTTCGGCTGGGCTTGTCCAGCGGGCCAGGATCGTGTTGCTGGCCTCCGATGGTGTTCCCAATACTGAGATCGCTGCCCGAACCGGCTCGACGAGGCCGACGGTGCTCAAGTGGCGTGGCCGCTACGAGCACGCCGGAATCGTCGGCTTGGGTGACCTGCCGCGGCCAGGGCGGGCGCCGGAGATCGACGAGGTCTCCGTGCTAGCGGAAACCTTGGCAGACAAGGGGAAACCACCGGCAGAGTTGGGGGTGACGCACTGGTCGTCACGGCTGATGGCGACTCGGCTGGGAATCTCCTTCGCGACGGTGGCGCGGATCTGGCGGAAGTGGAACATTCAGCCCCATCGGATCGAGACATTCAAGTTCTCCACCGACCCCGAACTGGAGCCCAAGATCCGCGATGTCGTGGGTCTGTATCTCAACCCTCCGGCGAACGCGGTCGTGGTCAGCGTAGACGAGAAATCCCAAATCCAAGCCCTGGACCGGACCCAGCTGGCGTTGCCGCTGCGCCCGGGACTGCCCGAACGACAAACCCACGACTACGTCCGCCACGGCACCACCACCCTCTTCGCCGCGCTGGAGGTCGCCACCGGCAGGATCAGCGCCGACGCCTGCTATCCGCGCCACAGCAACGTCGAGTTCCTTGCCTTCCTCAAAAGAGTCGCCAAGGCCCACCCGCGGGTCAAGCTGCACATCGTGGTCGACAACTACGCCACCCACAAACACCCCGAGATCCAAAAGTGGCTGGACAAGAACACGCGGATCACCCTGCACTTCACGCCCACCAGCTGCTCCTGGCTGAACATGGTCGAAATCTTCTTCGGCATCATCACCCGCCAAGCCATCCGCCGCGGCACCTTCACCAGCGTCAGCAACCTCGAAACCGCCATCCGCGACTTCATCGACGCCTACAACGACCGCGCCAAACCCTTCACCTGGACCGCCACCGACGACGACATCATCACCAAAATCAACCGTAAAATTACTTCAGACACGCGACACTAGGGTCTGCGACCCCACGGCGACGGCCTCCGGAAGTCACTGTCAACACTGCCGTCTCGGCGCTGGCAAAGCCAGGTCGGGGCGGCACCATGACCAACAGCGGGGGAGCCTGGTCGGAGACAGGCTGCGACTGGGGTGCTGTCTATTGTGGATGGGCGGGTCGAAACGCCCACGGCTCGGCTTGATGATGAGGACGCGCTTCGGGGCTGGATGCGGCTTCCCCGCCGTACGTAAGCGCGGTGGGCCTGTGGAGGCGAAGTTCGATCGGCTGCGCGGGATGTGGGCTTTGCCCTTGTTTTCGGGTTTCCCCTTGGCTTTGAGTCGAATGCCGGTGGGCGACCGCCGTGGGAACACCGGCGTGTGCGGTGCCGGCCTGATCGACAGGTTCGGGAATCACCGCGACAATGCCGCGAGCACGCAGATGCCCACGGATCGCCCTCGATGAGTAGGTCGTTCTCGCGGCCTGGGTCGGCGTCGTCGGGCCGGCGATGTCGGTTGATCGGGGCCGTCGCGCATGTCCGGGCTTACCCGGTCGTGGGTGTGACGACCACCGCGTTTCGCGCGTGGCCACCTGGGTACCGGGGCAGCATGACTCGCATCGGCACGGATCTGCCCACGGTCTCCGACCTCGTGGACCTGGCCCGCCTGTTCGAGACCGAAGGCGGCGACAATCTGTACGTGCGCTGGTCGCGGGGCCCCGACGCCGACCTCGCCGACGACCACCGCGCCCCGACGAGCCTTGACGGGCTCACCGGCATCTCGCTGCCGGGCCTGTCGGCGAACCCGCTGCGGACGGAGTCCTGGTGGCGTGACCGTTCCATACGGCTGTGGCTCGCGCGCCGACTGTACGACTACGAGCACCTGCGCGACCTGCGCGGCCCCGGCGTCCGCCCGTGGGTGCTGCGGGGCCGCGAGATTGCCCGCGGCCCCGACAATGAGCCCCTGGTCGTCGACGCCCAGCCGCTGGCCTGGGTGGCCGATACCGTGCTGCGCGAGGCGCGGCACCTGGTGGACGAGCAAGGTTCCCGCGAGTGGGGTCCGATGGACCGCCACGCCCGGCGCTGACCACAGGCGCGGATCAGCCCACCCACGAACGCAGTGATCACCGCGGTGGCCGGCTTGGGGCGTCGGGCTGGGGGCGTGGCTCTTCGGTCGAGCGTCACCAGTTCGCTGCCGGTGATCTGTTCGTGGCTGATCTGCTAACGGCCGGCAGAGCGGTGGCGTTATGGCGGCACTGCACGATCAGCGCCGAACGGAGACCTTCGGAAGGTCCCGTTGCCGGGCTGGCCCGCGCGAACAGCCGCGCGATTGCGGGATCCGTGCGGAGAAGGAGGTCTTCAGCTCCTCGCCGACTTCCCGGGCGGTCCTCGTTGCCCATGACCACGGGTGCCACGGTGGCGGACCGGGTCTGATCCTTGAGGCTGCCGTAGCGCTCGGGTCTCCACGCGCTCACGTCGGACTTGCCCGAGCCTGTGGGCGAGTAGCACGGTCGGACGGTCCTCGCGTGCGGCGCCGACGTCGGTCTCCCGTCAGCCGTGGGTTCGGCGGCGCCGGTCGGAGATCGCCTCCTCACGTACGCGGCCGGTCTCTTCGCCAAGCTCGCCGACGCGCGCCGCCAGGTCGGCGTGGTCGGCCGCCAGGTGGTGGCGCCGCGCCTCCCCGAGCGGCGCCAGCAGCGCCGACGCGTCGTCCTCCGCCGGCGCCTTGGCTACGCCCGCCGCGGCCCGCCGGCCCGCGGCCGACATACCTCCGGCGGCGGTGTGACGGCGCCGGAGGGCAGGATCGGCGTGAGGAGCAGCGCGAGCAGCAGCCCGCCGCCCTGCCCGATCGGTGCCACCGCGGCGAAGGGCGCGCGGCGTGAGACGAGACCGCCGACGAAGTCGGACAGGCCGTAGCAGACCGCGGAGGCCAAGGCGAGCAGCGTACCCACGGGTCAGCTCCCTCGGTCCCGCTCGGCTTGCCCGACGGGGCACACTGCGCCGCGGGTGCAGCTGGCCCGATCACACAGCCGGCACAACAGCTCGGCGCTGCCCACGTCGTCGTACAGGCGAGCCAGCAGTTTGCCCAGCAGGTCGGCGAACTGGTCCTGCTCGTGCTCGCTGAGCACTTCGATCAAGCCGCTCAGCCCAGTTCCGCGGGCCTCCAGCAGGGTGTGCGCCGCGCGCCGGCCCTCTGGGGTGAGCTCCACGGTCACCTCCCGGCCTTGGCGAGGGAGGCGTTCCAGCAATCGGCTCTGCTCCAGCGAGTCGACCATGCGGGCTGCCGCGGACTGGCTCAGCCCCACCCGGCGGCCCAGTTCGGTCACACTCAACCCCGGGCCGGCCGAGACGACCACCAGGGCAGCCGCGCCGCTGGCGCTGACGCCCACCGCGTGGTGCGCGTCCATCAACACCCTGTCGGTCACCGCCAGCGCGGTCGCGCCCAGCAGATTCGCCGTTCTTGATTGCATGACTCATGCATAACTCGGCTCAAGCGAGCTCGCAAGTCGATCCTCGTTCGAAGGCCCGAGGATGAGGGCGGTGGGTAGCTCAAGGCACCCGCACGCCGAAGGTGCGGCTGGGAGGACCGGCCGAAGTCAGCCTGACTCGTCGGTGACGTGGTGTTCGGCGCCGACGGGTTTCGATTCGGGCGAGCCGCGTTGGCGGAGGTAGACGCTGAAGATCGCCATGCAGCCGATGGCGAGGAATTCCGATTGCCAGTTTTGCAGGGTGCGGTTCCAGAAGTCGGCGGAGAGCAGGTATTCGCCCCAGCTGACTGGGTCACCGAAGTCGCTGAGCTGTTCGGCGTTGTAGGCGCTGACGCCGGCGATCGACTGGGCCAGCAAGGAAAGCAGGAAGATGGTCCCCATGACCAGGCCGAGCGAGCGGGAGAACACCGTTGTCCGCCAGCCTCCGGCCTTGGCCCATCGAGGAGATCCGGCGCGGACGTGAGCGCCGAGTAGCTGGTCCCGGTCGGATTCCGGGCCGATCTTGTGCGATGCCTTCGACTCGGGAGAGCCGCGCTGCACGAGCCAGACGGTGGCGAAGACGTACAGGAAGAATTGCAGGTATTCGGACTGCCAGTTCTCGGCGACGTCGACCGCGAACGAGGAGGAGGTGAGGTAGTCGCCCATCCCGACGGTCTGGGCACCGTGGGCGAGCTGCTGGTCGTTGAACTCGACGAGGCCGGACCACGCTTGCCCGACCAGGCTGAGCAGGAACAACGCGCCGAACGCGAGTGAGAGGCCGTTGTTGCGCAGCAGGGTCCGCAGCCAGGTCATCGGCCCAGCACCCCGAGCGCGATGAAGTAGGCCAGTCCGGCGAGGACTAGCAGCAAGTACACGGCAAACACCGCACGGGCCCTCATCGCCCACCGATCGCGCAGTCGTAGACCTGCTCGTTGCGCAGGTGGCACCCGGCGCCGGTGATGCGCCAGCCGTCGGGGAACTCGTGCAGGAACAGGGTGTCGGCGGCGGAGCGCGCTTGTGCTTCGTCACCCCAGACGGACGCGGAGACGACGGGTGCGCGCGGCACCTCGGGGAGCACCGGCGGACACTCAGCAGGGCCGAGCGTGTCTCGGGCGCGAGGCGCGAGAAGCGCGCAGGCTTCGACGGCGGCACCCGTCGCAGCTGCGGTGACGAATGCCTGGGCGGCGATTTGGGCGCCTGGCGCGTCGGCAGCGCCGCATCCGGCGGCCGCGAGGAGGAACGCCGCTAGCACCACGCTGACGATGGTCTTCCGCACGCTGTTGAGTACCCCGCACTTCGGTGGTTTACGCCTTGCTCCTACGGATGTGAAGCGGCGGTGGTTCGGCAAGCCGATGCTGGAGGCGGTGCTCGCCCACGCCGCGTGGCCGTGGCAGTCGCCTGCTTCAGCCGCGTTGTGGCACATCTCCGGGGAACGTGATCGGTAGCTCGTACAGGCCGCGGGGCTGAACGGCCTCCGTCGAGCCAGCCGTGGAAGTAGATGTGGCCGTCGACGACATCGGCGCCCCCGGGGCGTCGGCTTTCCCGCCGAGGAGGTCGGTGGAGAGGAACTGGGGCGTCCGCCTTCACGAAGGGGCCCGTCAGGGTGGGCGCGGTGGCGTAGCAGGTGTGATAGCCGGTGCTTTGGAAGGTGTCGGCGGAATAGAAGAGCAGGTAGCGGGATGGTGTCTTCACCACCGAGGGGGTTTCTACCACGTTTTTCTCGACCGTCAGGTCGGCCCGCAGCAGTTCGGTGCGGTCGCCGATCAGAGACAGGCCGTCGGCGCCAGCTTTTGCAGCCAGATGGCCGCGGGTGGGCCGGTGGCCACGCCGTCGCCCTCCTCCGACGCGCCGACGGGATGTCCCGCGCCCCTCGCCGACGAGCGCGAAAATCCTTCGTTCAGGTGTCTTACGGATGCGGGTGCGCCGGTCGAGGCCCTCTCGTACGGCTGGCCGTTCAGGCTGCTCGCACGGGTGTGTGCGCGGGTGAGGGCGGGGTACCCGCCGGTCATGACATCGATCGGCTACTTCCTTTCCTGCGAGCAGTACGGTCCGCGTGAACTCGTGGCCCAGGCACGCGCGGCCGAACGCGCGGGGTTCGAGCGGTTGTGGATCTCGGATCACTTTCACCCGTGGCACGACCAGCAGGGCCAGAGTCCGTTCGTGTGGTCGGTGATCGGGGCTTTGTCGGAAGCGGTGTCGCTGCCGGTGACGACCGCTGTGACGTGTCCGACCGTGCGAATTCACCCAGCGGTGATTGCCCAGGCTGCCGCGACCGCTGCCGTTCAGCTGGATGGCGGCTTCGTGCTTGGCGTCGGGTCCGGGGAGGCCCTGAACGAGCACATCCTCGGCGACCCGTGGCCGTCGGCGGGACAGCGGCTGGCCATGCTCGAAGAGGCGGTCGAGGTCATCAGGCTGTTGCACTCGGCGGGCGCGCGCGGTGAGCAGGTGAGCTATCAGGGGACGTACTACGAGGTGCAGGAGGCGAGGATCTACACGGTGCTGGATGAGCCAGTGTCGATCTACGTGTCGGGGTTCGGGCCGCAAGCTACCCAGCTCGCCGGGCGGATCGGTGACGGCTACTGCACGGTGCTCCCGGACGCGGACCTGATCCGCGCCTTCCGAGAGTCCGGCGGTGGCGACAAGCCGGTGCAGGCCGGGATGAAGGTCGCGTGGGGTCCGGACGCCGACGTGGCGCTCGACGAAGCGCATCGTCTGTGGGCCAACGACGTCCTGCCGGGTCAGCTGGGCCAGGTTTTGCCGCGGCCACAGGACTTCGAGGCTGTCACGAAGCTGGTGCCGCGTGATGATGTCCGTGAAGCGATCGTGTGCGGGGACGATCCGAAGGCGCACCTCGATCGGGTACGACAGTATGTCGAGGCCGGGGCGGACGAGATCTACGTTCAGCAGATCGGTCCCGATCACGAGGGGTTCTTCCAGGGCTGGGAGGAGCACGTTCTGCCGGCGTTCCGTTGACGTGGCGAGTGGTAAGGCACTCGGTGCGAAGATTTCTTTCCGTGCCGCGGAGGTTGTTCAGCTGCCTGAGGGAGCTTTGCTCAGGTCGACGACGCAGAAGCGGTTGCCGTCCGGGTCGGCGAGGACGACGAAGTCCGCTTCGGCCGGATAGTTGTTCCAGTCGACCTGGTGCGCGCCCAGCTCGACCAGTCGCTCGATCTCGGCGAGCTGCTCCTCCGCGGTGTCGGCCAGAAGGTCGAGATGCAGCCGAGGATATTCTTCCACGGGCGACTCGCTGTACATGAGGCCCAGCGCATGGCCGGAACCGTCCGCGTGGTCGGAGAGTGCGCCAGCGATCACTCGCCCATTCTTCGGTCTCCGCAAGGTTCAGAGCCGCCGTCCAGAATGTGACCGCACGCGGCAGATCGGAAACACCGATAACCGGAAAACCCAGCCTGAGCATGAAATCGAGGTTAGTGGCGGAACCCTTCTGCCGCGCGCTCTGGGAGACCTCAGCTCGCCTTGCCCTCGGCGCGCGCCCATGGGCGCCGGGTGTGCTCGACTTGCGCGCCGGCCAGAGCGTGGCACACAGTCGTCAAGGACGCGCCCGGTGTGCGAATGCGCTGAGCGCAGGTCTCGCCCAGCCTCGAAGTCCTTTGTGGACGTTCCTGGTGGTTTCTCGGGCCCTTGTCGGTCGTCCCGGCACGGGTTATGGTGGCCGGCAGCGGTCCAGCAGCGGGCCGTGCCCGTGATCTCCTTGCGCACCGGGCACGAGCTGACGCGTGGTCGGGATCTCGCCTCAGCGTTGAGTTCCGGTGGGCGAAGAAAGCAGGCCATCTTGACCACTATCCTGAATCGTTCCGCTGGACCCGTGCCGACCCGATCCATCGGCGTGGAACCGCTTCGGCTCTCCGTCGAACGCCCGGATCGTGACCTCGTCATGGTTCGGGTGGCCGGCGATCTGGACGCGGCCTCGGCACCACGGCTCCGGGAGCTGCTCGACGCGCGGCTGCGCAGCGCCGTGCCCGCGGTGCTGCTCGACATCTCCACGGTGACGTTCCTCGGCACAGCCGGGTTGAGTACGTTGGAACGCGCTCACCTTTTGGCCAGCGAACGCGGTGTGCGCTTCACCGTGCACGTCGGCGAAGCCCGCCAAGTCCGGCGGGCGCTGGGACTGCTCCCG
Protein-coding regions in this window:
- a CDS encoding VOC family protein, which gives rise to MRSSSPVERRPRVHLDLFVDTSDEQRAEVERLVALGAQQVDGTATRRIPTSWSSPTPTGTCSAS
- a CDS encoding STAS domain-containing protein; this translates as MPTRSIGVEPLRLSVERPDRDLVMVRVAGDLDAASAPRLRELLDARLRSAVPAVLLDISTVTFLGTAGLSTLERAHLLASERGVRFTVHVGEARQVRRALGLLPHATLLAIDEA
- a CDS encoding DUF6292 family protein; the protein is MKPEPTYREELLLRHYIESVAQQVGVEATAVLCECGTPSTAYVALADTSRAWPGRLLMLAWSSDDGWRLALEPESGEPPVIVAAWPEPVRPAPARVARRLQNELRTRAQSAATVAPTPSEIAAHPTRQPELASTPISQ
- a CDS encoding VOC family protein, whose protein sequence is MIAGALSDHADGSGHALGLMYSESPVEEYPRLHLDLLADTAEEQLAEIERLVELGAHQVDWNNYPAEADFVVLADPDGNRFCVVDLSKAPSGS
- a CDS encoding DUF6098 family protein; this encodes MRPWVLRGTEVARGPDNEPLVRCDEPLFGRGHRAA
- a CDS encoding TIGR03557 family F420-dependent LLM class oxidoreductase; translation: MTSIGYFLSCEQYGPRELVAQARAAERAGFERLWISDHFHPWHDQQGQSPFVWSVIGALSEAVSLPVTTAVTCPTVRIHPAVIAQAAATAAVQLDGGFVLGVGSGEALNEHILGDPWPSAGQRLAMLEEAVEVIRLLHSAGARGEQVSYQGTYYEVQEARIYTVLDEPVSIYVSGFGPQATQLAGRIGDGYCTVLPDADLIRAFRESGGGDKPVQAGMKVAWGPDADVALDEAHRLWANDVLPGQLGQVLPRPQDFEAVTKLVPRDDVREAIVCGDDPKAHLDRVRQYVEAGADEIYVQQIGPDHEGFFQGWEEHVLPAFR
- a CDS encoding DUF6766 family protein produces the protein MTWLRTLLRNNGLSLAFGALFLLSLVGQAWSGLVEFNDQQLAHGAQTVGMGDYLTSSSFAVDVAENWQSEYLQFFLYVFATVWLVQRGSPESKASHKIGPESDRDQLLGAHVRAGSPRWAKAGGWRTTVFSRSLGLVMGTIFLLSLLAQSIAGVSAYNAEQLSDFGDPVSWGEYLLSADFWNRTLQNWQSEFLAIGCMAIFSVYLRQRGSPESKPVGAEHHVTDESG
- a CDS encoding IS630 family transposase, with translation MYVASALELRDGDRERLRAVTRSTTASAGLVQRARIVLLASDGVPNTEIAARTGSTRPTVLKWRGRYEHAGIVGLGDLPRPGRAPEIDEVSVLAETLADKGKPPAELGVTHWSSRLMATRLGISFATVARIWRKWNIQPHRIETFKFSTDPELEPKIRDVVGLYLNPPANAVVVSVDEKSQIQALDRTQLALPLRPGLPERQTHDYVRHGTTTLFAALEVATGRISADACYPRHSNVEFLAFLKRVAKAHPRVKLHIVVDNYATHKHPEIQKWLDKNTRITLHFTPTSCSWLNMVEIFFGIITRQAIRRGTFTSVSNLETAIRDFIDAYNDRAKPFTWTATDDDIITKINRKITSDTRH
- a CDS encoding MarR family winged helix-turn-helix transcriptional regulator yields the protein MQSRTANLLGATALAVTDRVLMDAHHAVGVSASGAAALVVVSAGPGLSVTELGRRVGLSQSAAARMVDSLEQSRLLERLPRQGREVTVELTPEGRRAAHTLLEARGTGLSGLIEVLSEHEQDQFADLLGKLLARLYDDVGSAELLCRLCDRASCTRGAVCPVGQAERDRGS
- a CDS encoding DUF4383 domain-containing protein, coding for MSTRAPSPTSTGRSSARLAAGIVAVVFLLVGVLGFIPGVTTDYDQMGFAGHGSMAMLFGVFMVSTLHNIVHLLFGVVGLACARTSRAARLYLLVGGVVYLVLWLYGLLINYGSDANFVPFNNADNWLHLGLGIGMIALGLLTGREAHGVPAPHATDGPRAR
- a CDS encoding DUF6098 family protein — protein: MTRIGTDLPTVSDLVDLARLFETEGGDNLYVRWSRGPDADLADDHRAPTSLDGLTGISLPGLSANPLRTESWWRDRSIRLWLARRLYDYEHLRDLRGPGVRPWVLRGREIARGPDNEPLVVDAQPLAWVADTVLREARHLVDEQGSREWGPMDRHARR